The DNA window ACGAAGAGAGCGGAGTGAACCGGTGGAGTTCGTGGATTCGATCGCAGCAGGACGTGCTGGGACAGCCACGAGCCCCGTGCGGCCCTCAGGGCACGTCGCGGTGGCCCGCTCGGCGCAGTCGGTGCAGTCCATCCAGCCCGCGGTGTCTTCCGCGCCCGCCGACCCCCGCGCCGCGGAGGCGCGCCGGTACGAAGGCGGCCAGCTGGTGTGGCGCGTGCAGTGCGGCGACCTGATCGACCGCGAGCGCTGCGTCACGGTCGTCGTCGAAAACAACCAAGTAGTGCTGGTCAGCCCGCCGGGCGAGACCGCGCGACTCTCCGCTGGCCAGCTCGGCCAGCTACGGGCCGCGCTCAACGAAGCCGCCAAGCTGGCGGAAAGGTGACGGTGAGTTTCAGGTGGATCAGATTCTCGGGCAGGTTCTCCGCAACGCGGTGTGGGAACGACTCGACATGCTCTCCGAACTCGCCCAGCGGGCCGACGCCCAGTCACTCGTCTCGGTGGCCCGCTCCGAACTGCCACGCCTGACCGAAGGCTGGCGCGCGATGCTGCTGGCCCACGAGCCGGACGAGCGCGGTGACTGCCCGACCTGCTCCACCCGCTGGCACCGGTGCAAGGCGCCGTGCCCGGTGTGGCAGGTGGCGCACGAGCACCTGGTCGCCGGTGGGCTGGCGCCGCAGCAGGACCCGAAGCGCAGGCGCCCGGCGCCCGCGCAGGCGCGAGCCGCCGCCCCGTCGGCGGCGGAAACCACCGGCCGGCACGCACTGGTGCGCACGCCCGCACCGCGGCGCGCGCTGGCCTGACCCCCAGACTGGTGAGCGAGGCCGCACCCGACGCCCCATCGGTGGCCCTCCGCTCGCCGTTTCCGGAGGTCGGCCCGTCCGTCCCCCCGAGCGAGACGGGCCGACCCTCGGTCCCGCGTTGGCAGGCAACCGCCAGCTAACGCGATTAATCGAAAATAGTACGTCGAACCCCTGGCGTACACCCCGCTCCACCGCTATGTTGATCATCATCAGTTGATCACAGTACAACTCGAAAATTGCAGATCGCACCTTGCGAATCCCCCGTCCGCCAGGTGGCCCCGATAACTCCGCGGGCCGATGCCGTTGTTACTCCCCCTCCCCCCGACCGGCATCGGCCTGCGGCCCCAACGAATGGCCGGTCTCGCCTCCCCCGAGGGCGAGACCGGCCATTTCGCCGTTTTCACCGGGCGCGAAGGCCGCTATTCGGATTATGCGGAATTTGATCTTCCGAACAGGGTCGCTCACCGCACCGCACGAACCCGGGTGACAAGAACTCCCGCCACCACCGTCGCGATCGCCGAAGCCGCGAACAGGGTCGGGTAGCCGCCGATGTTCGCCAGGATCACCGTCGCCAGCGCGGGTGCGACGACCTGCGGCAGCGAGTTCGCGATGTTGACCACGCCGAGATCCTTCGCCCGGTCCTTCGCGGCGGGAAGAACCTGCGTGAGGATCGCGATGGCCACGGCCTGGTAAGCGCCGAAACCGATGCCGAGCAGCGGTGACGCGACGAGCGCCGCGGGCCAGGTCTGCCAGCACACGAGGATGAGCGCGGCGAGCGCCATCACCGCGGACGACGCGAGCACGTACGGCTTCCGCCTGCCGGAGCGGTCGGACAGCTTGCCGGTCACCGCGGCGCCCACGATCAGCGCGACCCCGTAGAACCCCATCATGATCAGCAGCCCGGCGTCGGGGTCCGGGTAGTGCACCGAGTTCTTCAGGAAGAACAACAGGTAGAGCGTGCCCAGCGCGTTGCCGAGGTTGATCATGAAGTGGCAGGCCCACGCCCAGGCGAAGTCGGGGTGCTGCCGCGGCGACACCCACAGCGTTTTCAGCGTTTCGAGCGGGCGGCCCCGCGGGCGCCACTCGCGCGGCAGTGCGATGTCGGGTGTGCGCAGGACGAACAAGCCCGCCAGCGCGACGACCACCGCCGCGCAGGCGAGGTACCCGGCGGCCAGCGTTGTGACGAGTTCGGTGACCAGCAGGGCGCCGAGCACGGTGCCCAGCATCTGCGCGATCCCGACGTAGCCGCCGATCTCCGCCCGCTGGTCGACCGGCACCCGGTCGGGCACCGCCGACATGAGCGTGGCGAGCAGCGCGTTGAGCCCGGCCTGCACGAGACACCAGCCCAGCGTCATCACGGCGACGGACCCGGCGGCCGCCAGCACGCCCAGCCCGGCCGCCGAAACCACCATCGCCGCGACCGTCCACGGGTGGCGGCGGCCGAACCGCGAGCAGGTGCGGTCCGACAGCATCCCGATCACCGGGTTCACCACCAGCGCGACCGCCGCGCCGATTCCGGTGACCAGCCCGAACACGAACTCCTTGTTCGCCGAGTCGAGCAGCTCGGCCTGGTTCGGCAGCAGCACCTGGATCGGCGCGTAGATCCCGAGCCAGAGCCCGATGTTGGCGAGGAACAGCAGGCTCGTCCACCCGGCGCGGACCCGGACGACCGGCTCGGCGAGCGCGGCGGGCAGGGGCGGGGCGCTACTCATCGCGGACCAGTTTCCGGTACCAGGCAAAGGAATCCTTCGGTGTGCGCCGCAGGGTTTCGTAGTCGACGTGCACGAGCCCGAACCGCGGCGCGTACCCCTTCGACCATTCGAAGTTGTCGAGCAGGGACCACACGAAGTACCCGCGGACGTCCACCCCGGCGTCCATCGCGGCCCGCACGGCCGAAAGGTGTTCGACGAGGAAGTCGATCCGCTCGGGGTCGCGCACGCCGCCGTCCTCTGCGACGCGGTCGTCGAAGCTGCAGCCGTTTTCGGTCAGGTAGACGGGCGGAAGCCGGTCGGCGTAGCGGCGGTGGAAGTCGAGCAGCAGCTCCCGCAGCGCTTCGGGCACGATCGGGGAATCGTTGGTGGTCATCGGATACCCCTCGACCGGGCGCAGTTCGAACGGGAGCGGGTTGCCCGGTCCCGGCGCCCGCACGCCCTGCGGTTCGTAGTAGTTGACGCCGTAGAAGTCGAGCGGCTGCGCGATGGTCGGCAGGTCTTCGGCGAACCCGTCCGGCAGGTGCTCGACCAGCTCGGCGGGGTACTCGCCGAGCAGCACCGGATCCGCGTAGAGGCGGTTGATCAGCGCGTCGAGCCAGCGCGCGGCGGCGTTTTCCGGTTCGGTGTCGGCTTCGGGCCAGATCGGGCTGTGGTTGTTCGCGGTGCCGATGCGCGTCGCGCCCGCCGCGCGCAGCGCCTGCACCGAAAG is part of the Amycolatopsis sp. CA-230715 genome and encodes:
- a CDS encoding MFS transporter, which produces MSSAPPLPAALAEPVVRVRAGWTSLLFLANIGLWLGIYAPIQVLLPNQAELLDSANKEFVFGLVTGIGAAVALVVNPVIGMLSDRTCSRFGRRHPWTVAAMVVSAAGLGVLAAAGSVAVMTLGWCLVQAGLNALLATLMSAVPDRVPVDQRAEIGGYVGIAQMLGTVLGALLVTELVTTLAAGYLACAAVVVALAGLFVLRTPDIALPREWRPRGRPLETLKTLWVSPRQHPDFAWAWACHFMINLGNALGTLYLLFFLKNSVHYPDPDAGLLIMMGFYGVALIVGAAVTGKLSDRSGRRKPYVLASSAVMALAALILVCWQTWPAALVASPLLGIGFGAYQAVAIAILTQVLPAAKDRAKDLGVVNIANSLPQVVAPALATVILANIGGYPTLFAASAIATVVAGVLVTRVRAVR
- a CDS encoding GH1 family beta-glucosidase produces the protein MENLSFPREFLWGVSTSAFQIEGAVDEGGRGPSIWDTFTETPGKIANGEHARVAADHYHRHPEDVALMSDLGVGAYRFSFAWPRILPDGKGAPNAEGLAFYDRLIDSVCEAGIAPVATLYHWDTPQPVEDAGGWLARDTAERFAEYAAIMGERFADRVRMWIPLNEPMVMSIYGYAIGEYAPGKALLLDAVPTAHYQHLAHGLSVQALRAAGATRIGTANNHSPIWPEADTEPENAAARWLDALINRLYADPVLLGEYPAELVEHLPDGFAEDLPTIAQPLDFYGVNYYEPQGVRAPGPGNPLPFELRPVEGYPMTTNDSPIVPEALRELLLDFHRRYADRLPPVYLTENGCSFDDRVAEDGGVRDPERIDFLVEHLSAVRAAMDAGVDVRGYFVWSLLDNFEWSKGYAPRFGLVHVDYETLRRTPKDSFAWYRKLVRDE